The DNA segment TgccaatcccatgcatgtttaaacaccctcactgtattagcctctaccacatgTTCTACTTATacaccactctctcagtaaaacaaaccttccttacattacatctaaccctctgatcctctagttttagatcatgaccTCTTTTTTCTAACATAATAAATCTTCCCTTgaaggaacccccccccccccggtactttgttaaaataataattaattacatgcatatatacaaaaaaggtaaaaatgtatCATACGTCACGGTTAATATTAGGCTTTAACCCCAGATACTTTTGGAACCTAGCAACACCCCTTGTAGGTAAACAATATTGAGTTCAGCAGATAATTCTAAACCGTTAAATCGACTAACCACGATATCTTTGCCTATTTGGTGCAATGAAAGTGATTCTGCACAATAATGGTATTAATTCAGTATAGTTCACTAAACCAGCATAAAGATAAAGGTAAGGTCCATTCCAGCCCTTGGATATTAGACCTGCACTCATTACACACTAGAGCATCAATCAAAGCTTCACGTAAGTGAGATAAACCAGGATCAAGgtgttacatatacacattttataaatgattctaccaaaaaataaaagagcaatagtttttttctctattttctaatatttataagtttattatgtcatataataacaatagtaataatagtaattaattttgtaatatattatattctagtTAGTGGTAAACATTAAcatattgcataaaaaaaaatgtttttacaggcccaaacattttacatttagtgtttagaaataagacaaaaaaagaataattctaGCCTGTACCTTTTTTCAATTTCACAGaattgtaattgttttctgGGTATGTCTCTTAGGACAGTGAAGAAGTATGAATTATTTTCTGTCACACTGCAGATGGGGAATTCCGTGCCTTACAAGTAATTACCATCCTATGCAGGGGAATGTGAATTGAGAAATTCAGTCCTGGACGCTGCGAGATGAAATAGGTCCGTGAAAGAGCAGTTGGCTCAGTTGTCTACTAATCCACTCAGCATTTTGTAAAACGCAATATATTTGGTTTGTGTCGCTATCTGTAATTTATTGCACATTTAACCAGAACCTTGGCAAAGCGGCCATTTTGTACTGCCGAGAGTGTAAAGGAATCTGCAGTGTTCTGTGATTAGGTAATGTACAAGAGGGGTGTTAAATGGAATCTCtgtcaaaaatattattgaagGCGCACCAAAATAGACAAGAAGAACTGATTCTGAGCCAAGAACCTAAAAATGGGCTGTCATTATCTGTTGAAGAGCTGCCACATCTATTGATTGAAGTTGCTCGCCTCAAAACGTCAGGCAGGTTTAAGATTGTCATTGCTTTAGATGGACATGTAACTATTTCTGATGAGCAGTGAACATTATCAGCAACACAGCAAACCTGGCTTATAAATCAAGATCAAGCAATGCAGGACTTTCCagccatggcaaaaacacaattcCCATCATCGATTAGCTAGTGAAGGATTCTGGGAAGTAACGTTTAACGAGACTATTCCTTATTGTCAGGGCTATGTTGGAAATTAGCCCAAAGAATGAAGGAGGATTACTTAACTAATGGTTCTGGTAAATGTAGCTCGTCATTAAAATATCTCCCCAGGCATCACCCACAATTTAAAGTGGTCAGGTACGCCATTAATGTTTACTTATGGGATAGAGATCATTGTCAATAAGACATCTACCTACTGCAATTATAGACTAATATATTCTAGTCTAAATATATTGATTTCATCACCttcaaatgttttaataaaaatgtattactacTGAAGGTGTCAGAACAATTACACCTtgagtatttttcttttttttcaatcaatTGCCATTTTCCGGTTTATTGATTAAGTCTTCCGTTACCGAAACATGAAACATGAGTACATACTTTTCACCAATACTTTTAGCAAGATCTAAACATATATGTTTCTAAACAGCatacgttttttttattatctgtcAAGTCAACATTACACAATACACAACAAATGTATGCATCTACAGACAACGTGCCCCAAAGAATTGTGAAAAATACAAATGGGCACTGTGTGCTGttccttttaaaatgtaacatggaCATGTATACCCTTGTTGCAGAAAACATACTTATtagctttattattttaacaaagtTTTTTATGTGGAATTAAAGAATAATAGAGGCTCTTTAAATATGTGCCTTCCTCTTTAAATCTACAACAATCCCCAAAACACCACTATTTCAAAAGCTCCCTGTTTAATGAGGCCATTACATATTTTACCCAAAAACCAGCCATGTTTCTACTACGTGTTTCCTTCTAAATCTATGGCTCTGCACACCCTCTGCTTGGAGAAATCCAGTAattaaacacataaaatgttttctacGATGGCACATTTGAAGCCAACTatagttaaatgtataaatatatgatatataaatatatggcacAAGCATTAAAGGacctatgtattaaaatgtcatGTTATGAGTTGAGAAAGCATGACCCTGCCGGTGATATAATTTTACCAATTTCCTCCAGAATTGCTCGAGTCGAGTCTCTCCTATAGTGCAATGCACATGGGGAACAAGGTGCTAAATTATTTGCAGATGGCCTGATTCAAGGTCAGGATTCTGTGCAGAGCAGAGCAGCTATCCCACTGCGATCTAACGAAAGCCACAACCCATTTGTAGTTTATAATTTCATTTCAACACCTACGTACAATGCAAAGACAAGCTGCATAAGAGTGGGGACATCTAGATGGGTCCATAAGAGCACTAAGTGTATTAGAGTTTCATGAAACATAACCTTTAGTAAAAACGTATTTCACTAATCCACACatcttggaggagagaagggagaggggatgCAATAGATACATTTAACTATAGAAATGAATTCTCTAGGGagaaaaggagaaatgttagaacaagggaTAAGGATCTAAGGATCAGAGGCTTAGGATTTATTTTGGTGACAGgatggtagatatgtggaacgGCCTTCTAGCAAAAGCTCTAAAGGTACATGCAGGAAAGgaaattaaacattatattaaatatgcatgagGCTGTCCTCAAAATAATAGGATGTTTAAACCAGGATAAAGTGGGCAGATTAGATGAGCCAAATGTTTTTTATCTGCTGTTGAATGGCATCTATGCAATCTGTTCACCCCACTTTATTTCCCATATGTTCGTAACATAGCTATGTAACAAGCCATCACTTGTAGCCAGTCCTACACAGTTGTAGCCAGTCCTACAAGTTACACAGCCCTGGTGTAACCTTAATGCTGCCTGTCTAATGCTAAAAAGGGCATAGCTTAAAGTGCATTCATCACAGTCAGTGGAATCTCTTTAGAACCGTAAGAAATAAGTACTTACTGAGGTGTATAAGTATCCTTCGCTGTTCATTGCCATGTATAATTTAGTTTGAACACCTTGAATTGCCACCACTCGTAAACCAACTGGTATGAGGTTAAACAACGCTGGAAGAAATCAAAGCAATTTAAGcaaagttatataaaaatattacaattacaGATCTGCTATATAAAGGTGTCTCACATTACCATAATGGAGACTCTTGAAAGCACTGGGGGTAAATAAGTGGCTTTTAGTATTTCTCAGAAACTGGAATTCATATCACTATACAATGGacatttttattacagcaaACATAATTTCTAAAGTACAGTGAAAATGTACAAAGTGcaacattatataattatgtggGTTCATGTAACATAAGGAACGTTAATAGCTATTTTGCTTTTTGGACTAAGACTTACAGCAAATCTACAGATGttgaaaaaaacctaaaaaagatTTACAGTTATATTAAAGTTAAACTGTAACTGTAAATCCCCAAACGCAACTTTTGTAAATTGACTATAATGAAACAATATATGTCTTTTTATAGGAAACTTTTTAATGGTATAAATTGCATGTATCAAAATACCCATCAAACGTTGGTTACTGTGTGTTGTACTGTATACTATTTTAATACtactaatataaataaataatgcatttgttgCACAGTTACCTTTTTAGTTTTGTTATAACAGACCGAAAATTGGCTCAACTATCTCAGTGTATGAAATGCGAAGCTGAAATTAAATTATTCTACGGTATAAATCAGGTTTCATGTAACGGCGGAAACAGACTAAACTATTCTTGCTTTATCTAAGTAATTGCACTTTTTAGGGGCACTTATTTAAAATTGCGATGAACACAAATAGTTTTGGATTTAAGAATTACCCAACTTTATCTAATAAAGACATCAATAAAACACGGACCACTGGTGTTAACTAATAACTGATTAAAAAGCAGTATTGACAGTCGCCAGAAGCCTCGATTTTGCTTCATATGGTTGTGATTCTGATGCCAGGGGTATTACTCAATTCTAAAACAGAATTATGACGCAGTTGATACTGACAGATGTTTATTCAAAAATATGagagaaaaaggaaaggaaaggaaaataggaagatcattttctttttgaaatcaACAATTTGTATTGCTTGTTTTATTTCACATCATCACAGAGtggaaaaatatattctatgaagtagtggattattattataatatatatatattttttttcctctttcatgATGCTGCTCCCTCCACCTGTTGTGTTATACTTGTTTTAACCTAACAGGCACAGTGCAATATTGAAAATCTGTCCTTGTATTTACCACAAAGTTCCAAATAGACATTATCATCTCTAAAGAGTGTGATTTTCAGAAGCTGTTTGTAATCTTAGTGTATCTTTACCATAACATAACTGTCCAGCGCACCCATCCAGGTTAATGGAGATTGGTTtcagaattattttaaattggaaGAAAcatgttgttattattaaccAGTTTGAGCCAGTGCTGCGTTCACTTTTCAGCACAATTAGGCCAAAAGAAATAGATCCACGTGCATGCATGGGTTAAATCCTACACAAACATTGCTGAGTAGGTTGGtagcatggaaagggttaatggtatCTGGCAGATCTGAAATCAGGATGTCTATTATCGTCAAGATGTGTGGGTGAATATATGTTCTTTGATGAAACGCAACACAATCCAGAGGACATCTCTGGATTTCCATGGAGATAACATGTGATTCTTTTAGTTGACGACGaccttaatcacacatacaccctgGAATTCAGCTTCCCTTTGCGATTTGCAGCATCAAACACTAAACAGAGAGTTTAGGGTCAGGGAAAGTGCTTCACAGGGCCCGCATTACGTTTGCTTTAGATAGATGTAACTTTAAGTTGCCAAAAGGTTTACGTCTAACGCTGGCTATAGTGGAAATGCGTTCAGAAAAGGTCAAGTACTACTTACTGTAAGTGCTTTCCTCCTCCTTTGTTCCATCGATTGTGCCATCTGCTTGTAGCTGCAAGTGGTACCCTTGCCTGCTGTATAATTTAGTCACTATACCTTTGAGTTGAGGTTCTGGAAGTAAACAGAGAGTGTACATAATAGATTAGAACCTTTTTACTATAGCTGaataaacagacaaacacattaATCACCCAAAACCACAACTGATATTAAACAATGTAAGATCCTATTTAGGGAAAATGCGATATCATTTCCAGATATGCCCCATTATCCCGAAAGATGAGTAGCCCAACGCACTACTCAAGTGCCAGCGCCATTAGATTTCTGATTTCTCTTATTAACACCACATTAATCAATTGTATCTATTACCATAGCCATACATAAACCTTACTTGAAGAAAACAGTTGATATACAGTCTCCAAGTTCCAGCATTGAGTAGTATTGGTACAATGTGTAAACGATTCTATCAGTTtaagttttgtcataccctttgaatatacgtacggtaagaagcgctgtgtaagcactgtgtaaattgttgacactatacaagtaaaatatataaatatctattatCACTTTATTCATTTCTAGGGATTCCTGTCCGTACATGTATGCTATCCATTatgatacttaaaaaaatatatatatattaattgaatCCATTTTGTGTTAATTGATTAAGTTGCAATAATGATGGAGATTTTAAAGTTTGCTTGAAAGTTGTGAACTGGAATAACTTTACAGGTtaagtcattatatatatatataaaaaaacacttgagTGGTTATGCCGCATATTAATGTATGCCTATTCTGCTGCTAGGGTTGACTGCAATCCCTATCATACATTGTCAAGTAAAAAAGATGATGGGGGTTTCAGTTCACAGCAGATGGATGCCTGGGTGCTGCCTGTTCctgatttattcaaataaaaaaaagcctgacAGAATGAAAATGTCAGCTCTGAAAATTATAAGAAATTATGACACCAGCTatgaaaataaactaaaaatatgttaataacCATGACATTATTTTCATAGAAAGTTTAGCTGGGTGAAATAAAATCTTATGTTTCACATAGTACATGTTCTAATCCAAGGGCATCCACATAGACTTTATTGGATTTTACATTCcaaataacacattttggtgtaacagaaaaaaaacacaacgctGTGCAATCCCTAACTGATTAGCATGATGATGTGAAGTTGTGAAGGCACTTACAATAGAAGACAGATAACCTGTGTTTCGAACAGGGTATTTATTATTCACCGGCAAAAAAAGACATGGGGGGGGCATCTTTCTAGAAAATACTAATAGACCATTGTACTTCTAAATACTAAAGGATAAATTACTGTTATAATTTTATACTCCCAACACTTGAAAATAACCTGCAGCATTTATGGAGTCTGTGTGAAATCGaagaaagaatgtatattaaacaaatgGTAGTAAGTAGTCAATAGAACTTTAACAACGGTGATGAAACCAGAACATTTCTtgatgatggtgatgatgatgcGTGACCGGAGGTTGAcagacaaaatgaaataatgatAAAGAAATAACCCTTCCAAACCTGGACgtcttcttctcctttttttagAGCCAAATAGTTTGACCCGAGAAAAGACGTTGAGTTTGTTTTTCTCGCAGTTTCCTTTGCTTTTGCTGGGGCTGTTAACACATTTACATGCATTAGACTTCTCCCTTTCCCGGGCTTGTCTTTTCTGTCTAATGAGCGAGCTGGCTATAGCAGCAGCCATGGCTATTGTTTACCAACAGAATCCTTGTGAACTAATCAGGCAAAATAATATCACATCGACCAAAAGCTTGTTTTTTGCATAAACTTTTACTATGGATACCGCCAATGTCGACGCTCACGTAATGCGCCTTTCTATAGTCGAAAGCTGCAGATCACGCATTCCTCTTAGAGAAAGCCGACAGACAATTAAGATCCTTTCGTAAGGATATACGAGTCACTTCTTCTCGCCACCAAAATACTGTCAACTTTTCACAAACACTGGGActccttgattttttttccaaacggTTTGGTTATTCTTCCATCTTCATTCAATGTTTCCTAAGGtcctaaaacattaatattgacCACCCCTCCAGAACGAGCTTGACCTCGATGAAATAATGGTCTCTGCTTTTTCCCACTTGTACATACTCATCAGTGCTACAGATCACGTCTGGATCTCCTGTGCAATGCATCTTATTTTCTTCAGCCACACTAGTTACAATGGATGCATATAAgccaaaaaaatgataaaaataacagaaactgGTATTTTAGTATTCCGAGAACATAGCATTCACTGCGCCTGCAGCACCGACAGAAGCAGATTCAGTCTTCAAGCTCCAGAGCCActtgtaactgtgtgtgtgagagagaaatGCAGATGGGTCTGATCTCCTCCTTGTTACAATGGAATACAGACCAATCTCCTATTGTCTGTCCTCTACAAACATCTGGTTACTTTTATAAAGCATAACAAAAGCATTTGCAGCTCGGTAGCTCCGTGCGTTGTATAGAGTCCTGCATAATTCTATAttgcagcctttttttttctatctatgCAGGGGTTTGGCATGGCAGGTCAGGATCAGATGTGTTGATGACGGGAACTTGCTCTCAAGAGCCATCTCCCGGAGAGAGAAAGGTAGCTTGAATTAATTGTTGAATTACTCTTTCCTCACCAGGACAAATCATAGATGCAACAGAGTTGCCTGATTTGGAATGTAAGGCAATACACGATTGGCCATTTTTGCTGAATTGTGATTGGTTGGTAGAATTTTTATTCTGATTGGTCTATCTAATTTTCCTGCCTAGTTCTTCCTTAACACATGATTTCAGCTAGACttgtaaatgtaatttctgTGCTGTTAAGCAGAAAATATCCTGTTAACGGCAGTCTGAAGGCAAACATGCAAAACTGACTGTTTGTAACGTAGTTATCCGCACGTAAATAATAGTAAAGATTTGTTTCAATCTTATTGCCTTTTGATCGCTATGGAAGTTATACCTTTTTGTTGACATATCAACTGCGTTATCTGATGCATATATTAAATCATAAATGAGAATAAAAACATCACAGATATATCACATGGCAATATTTAACTTGAGTATTTTTCTCGAGCTATATATATGGTTGTATTTGAATGTGTACATAGTGTTAAGGAAGGGATAACTCTTTAAGTgtatgttataaatatacaaaaaatttaattatgtaaattatAGCAATTGATGAGGTATAGAATATACACTaaagttccattttttttttttaaacatactcAGTGTAGATAGATATTTTAATGTGGTATTGTATTCCTAGAGAGTTCTAGCAAAGGCAATGTTACAATCAAATCAAAATGCAGTAGTGTATCTGAGAAATGCTCGCTACTCAACATGTTTTGTCAATGTCTGTGATACTTGTTCATTAGCTGCTGAATTTTCAGCTACGTCGGCCCTCTTGTAGCTAGGTGAGAAGTAAATTAGCCTTCTCTCATTTGTCCAATTTGAGCCTCAGTGGACCTCAGCCTTCTATCATTTGTCTAATTTGAGCCTCAGTAGACCTCAGTGTGACCTTATCCCACTCAATTCAGAAATTAAAGTATATAAGGCTTGGGACCAAGGAGCACAGACTATGCACCAGACTTTGATGGCTGTTGAGGTGGCCCAAGAGACAGCAGACACAGGACAGCTGCCTCTTCTGCAATGAGTGCAAAACAATCAAGAACTGAGTCATTGAAAATGAGTGTTTTAAGATATTGTTCATTACAGGGacaatccagccatcatatgcactttaagtCCTTTGTGGTGCCCtccttgcaaatacatggtttgTGTATAACACCTCATAATCATTTTTGCCTTTCCCTTCCCCTTAGCTATAAGTCATGCAGGACATGTGTTCATCCAAACACATCTCCATAGATGTGATATGTTTACCTTTAGTCAGCTCCACCTCTGGTTAGGTGAACGCTGCAGACAGGGGTCTGTTACTACCATATCTGTTACCAAAGTATAATTGTGTAGTCCATATATGCCAAACACAGGAGAAGACAACCTTGCCTCCAAATTAGATAAGGTGAAACCATGGTTGTCAGTTGGCACTATTCACTGTAACCAtcaagtcaatttgttatactGATCATGTGCCTTTAATAGAACTTAATTCCACCTCATCCTCCAATCTATATAGCCTAAGTGAACACCCAAGCAAAACTCTTCAGGCATTCTGAAAGACATCCCATTTTTAGATCCTTATCctttgaaaatatgtattgtCTTCTTTTTGGCATCTTCTGTGCCTGACATTATATAACAGCAAATTATGTTGAGTGAAACTTATTTATATGTTATAGAAAGTGTCGTCCTCATTTATTTGGTGAAAGATACATCTACAGTATTGATTCTTCACATTGAGTTACTGTCAAGACTTCCTTGACCCAAGAGGTTGACTTTTAGAAGTGAGCGCAGATTTTCATGACACAGCAAAAGGTAAAGCACAGCAATTACTTAACAGGGTAATATCATAATGACACTGTTATTTACTCGTAGAATGTAGCATTTGTGTTTAATGTCACCACATCATTATCAAATTGAATAGTATTGATCAGATGTG comes from the Spea bombifrons isolate aSpeBom1 chromosome 8, aSpeBom1.2.pri, whole genome shotgun sequence genome and includes:
- the FGF13 gene encoding fibroblast growth factor 13 isoform X2; the encoded protein is MAAAIASSLIRQKRQAREREKSNACKCVNSPSKSKGNCEKNKLNVFSRVKLFGSKKRRRRRPEPQLKGIVTKLYSRQGYHLQLQADGTIDGTKEEESTYTLFNLIPVGLRVVAIQGVQTKLYMAMNSEGYLYTSEHFTPECKFKESVFENYYVTYSSMIYRQQSGRSWFLGLNKEGEVMKGNHVKKNKPAAHFLPKPLKVAMYKEPSLHDLTEFSRSGSGTPTKSRSASGILNGGKSMSQNEST